Proteins co-encoded in one Campylobacter jejuni genomic window:
- a CDS encoding M3 family oligoendopeptidase has protein sequence MLEWDLSALFHDKEALQNFTQDQIQQSLNFKKNYENKLYTLNANEFLQALKDYEILNQALGKIMTYTYLLFAKNTQNGSFYAQYEEECKKIEENLLFFELEFCELAPEKSQKFTTFCKDYDFYLSNLLQNKRYNLSKNEERIMLYLSNTGANAFSRLFDESMSALKIPFEGKKLSEEEVLSKMYDEDRKIRKKAAKKFSKVLQKNSRLLSFIINMIKTERKNISLLRGYENAEISRHISNQISQKSVDSLIASAQKHFNLVSQFYKRKKQILGYDELKDYDRYAPIGKEASFDFKTSKNIVLEAFQAFSPQFYDIAKNAFDQGWIDVYPQENKQGGAFSHSATSDAHPFVLLNYTNKRRDLFTLAHELGHTIHQKLSYNVSYLNQNTPLTTAETASVFAEMLVFDFIKDKLKKEELLSLYANKIEDIFATFYRQINFTCFERRLHAQENELSTEEINKIWMEESQKMFQDSVKLTKNYASWWSYIPHFIHSPFYCYAYAYAQLLVLALYGLYKSKKCENFKELYIKMLSLGGSVSPKELVGMFSFDIEDENFWEIGIKEIQKLINEFMELQSC, from the coding sequence ATGTTAGAATGGGATTTAAGTGCTTTATTTCACGATAAAGAAGCGTTGCAAAATTTTACACAAGATCAAATCCAACAAAGTTTAAATTTCAAAAAAAACTATGAAAATAAACTTTATACATTAAATGCTAATGAGTTTTTACAAGCTTTAAAAGATTATGAAATTTTAAATCAAGCTCTTGGCAAAATCATGACTTATACTTATTTGCTTTTTGCTAAAAACACTCAAAATGGTTCTTTTTACGCACAATACGAAGAAGAATGCAAAAAAATAGAAGAAAATTTACTCTTTTTCGAGCTTGAATTTTGCGAGTTAGCTCCTGAGAAAAGTCAAAAATTTACAACTTTTTGCAAAGATTATGATTTTTATCTTTCTAATTTATTGCAAAACAAACGCTATAATCTTAGCAAAAACGAAGAACGCATTATGCTCTATCTTTCCAATACAGGTGCAAATGCTTTTAGTAGACTTTTTGATGAAAGTATGAGTGCTTTAAAAATCCCTTTTGAAGGTAAAAAACTTAGCGAAGAAGAAGTTCTAAGCAAAATGTATGATGAAGATAGAAAAATACGCAAAAAAGCTGCTAAAAAATTCAGTAAAGTTTTGCAAAAAAATAGCAGACTTTTAAGTTTTATTATCAATATGATAAAAACAGAAAGAAAAAACATAAGCTTATTAAGAGGTTATGAAAATGCTGAAATTTCAAGACATATCAGCAATCAAATTTCACAAAAAAGCGTTGATTCTTTGATAGCAAGTGCGCAAAAACATTTTAACTTAGTATCGCAATTTTACAAAAGAAAAAAACAAATTTTAGGCTATGATGAGCTTAAAGACTATGACAGATATGCACCCATAGGAAAAGAAGCAAGTTTTGATTTTAAAACAAGTAAAAATATTGTTTTAGAGGCATTTCAAGCTTTTTCTCCTCAATTTTATGATATAGCAAAAAATGCTTTTGATCAAGGTTGGATTGATGTTTATCCGCAAGAAAATAAACAAGGGGGTGCTTTTTCGCATTCTGCAACTTCTGATGCACATCCTTTTGTTTTATTAAACTACACCAATAAAAGACGCGATCTTTTTACACTTGCACATGAATTAGGACACACTATCCATCAAAAACTTTCTTATAATGTAAGCTATTTAAATCAAAACACGCCTTTAACCACCGCAGAAACAGCTTCAGTTTTTGCCGAAATGCTCGTATTTGATTTTATTAAAGATAAGTTAAAAAAAGAAGAACTCTTATCTTTATATGCAAATAAAATCGAAGATATTTTTGCAACTTTTTATAGACAGATTAATTTTACTTGTTTTGAAAGACGCTTACATGCTCAAGAAAATGAACTTAGCACCGAAGAAATCAATAAAATTTGGATGGAAGAATCTCAAAAGATGTTTCAAGACAGCGTAAAACTTACAAAAAATTATGCTTCTTGGTGGAGTTATATTCCTCATTTTATCCATTCTCCTTTCTACTGCTATGCTTATGCTTATGCACAACTTTTAGTTTTAGCTCTTTATGGACTTTACAAAAGTAAAAAATGTGAAAATTTTAAAGAACTTTATATCAAAATGCTTTCTTTAGGCGGAAGTGTGAGTCCAAAAGAACTAGTAGGAATGTTTAGCTTTGATATAGAAGATGAAAATTTTTGGGAAATAGGCATAAAAGAAATTCAAAAACTCATCAATGAATTTATGGAGTTACAATCATGCTAG